A genomic segment from Bacteroidota bacterium encodes:
- a CDS encoding GNAT family N-acetyltransferase, whose translation MLDTKNLQLKDITPSFIHQLIADSTEEVVCATMGCSKQDYEHYKSMHELGMETHRISLHTFLLIDKKSNLPIGECGFHTWNKTHQRAELFYVIRNELFKNKGLMKEAVEAILNFGFTQMNLHRVEALIDPNNLPSLKILQRFGFIKEGVMREDYSVNGKNEDSDCYSLLKWEWDNQRKAIY comes from the coding sequence ATGCTTGATACTAAAAATTTACAACTAAAAGATATTACTCCTTCTTTTATTCATCAGCTAATTGCAGACTCTACTGAAGAGGTGGTGTGTGCAACAATGGGTTGTTCAAAACAAGATTATGAGCACTATAAATCCATGCATGAATTGGGCATGGAAACACATCGAATTTCGCTGCATACTTTTTTATTAATTGACAAGAAAAGTAATTTGCCAATAGGTGAATGTGGTTTTCATACTTGGAATAAAACACATCAACGAGCCGAACTATTTTATGTGATTCGGAATGAACTATTCAAAAATAAAGGCCTCATGAAAGAAGCAGTTGAAGCCATTTTAAATTTTGGATTTACTCAAATGAACTTGCACAGGGTGGAAGCTTTGATTGATCCAAACAATTTGCCTTCGCTAAAAATTTTACAAAGGTTTGGATTCATAAAGGAAGGAGTTATGCGTGAAGATTATTCGGTAAATGGTAAAAATGAAGACTCAGATTGCTATTCCTTATTAAAGTGGGAATGGGACAATCAGCGCAAAGCCATTTACTAA